A single window of Candidatus Hydrogenedentota bacterium DNA harbors:
- the cysK gene encoding cysteine synthase A, translated as MRVFDDNSYSIGNTPLVRLHKLDKGLKAKVFGKVEGRNPAYSVKCRIGAAMIWDAEKRGALKPGGTIVEPTSGNTGIALAFVAAARGYKLILTMPETMSLERRQMLKAFGSQLVLTPGEKGMPGAIAQAEEIQAEHPDYFMPQQFKNPANPEIHFKTTGPEIWNDTDGQIDVLVSGIGTGGTITGVSRYIKHEKKKAITSVAIEPEASPVLSGGQRGPHKIQGIGAGFKPDVLDMSLVDRIELISNDEAFEYARRLTREEGIIGGISCGAAAAVALRLAALDEFAGKTIVTILPDSGERYLSTPLFEV; from the coding sequence ATGCGCGTGTTTGACGACAACAGTTACAGCATTGGCAATACCCCGCTTGTACGGCTGCACAAGCTCGACAAGGGGCTGAAGGCGAAAGTATTCGGCAAGGTCGAAGGGCGCAACCCGGCTTATTCGGTGAAATGCCGCATCGGCGCGGCCATGATCTGGGACGCGGAAAAGCGTGGCGCGTTGAAGCCTGGCGGCACGATAGTCGAACCGACATCGGGGAATACGGGTATTGCGCTGGCGTTTGTTGCGGCGGCGCGCGGGTACAAACTGATACTCACGATGCCGGAAACGATGAGCCTCGAGCGGAGGCAGATGCTGAAGGCGTTCGGTTCGCAGCTTGTGCTGACGCCGGGCGAAAAAGGCATGCCCGGCGCAATCGCCCAGGCGGAAGAAATCCAGGCGGAGCACCCGGACTACTTCATGCCGCAGCAGTTCAAGAACCCGGCCAACCCGGAGATTCACTTCAAGACGACCGGCCCGGAAATCTGGAACGATACCGACGGGCAAATTGACGTGTTGGTGTCCGGCATCGGCACGGGTGGCACGATCACGGGCGTGTCCCGCTACATCAAGCACGAAAAGAAGAAGGCGATCACGAGTGTCGCGATCGAGCCGGAAGCGTCGCCGGTCCTTTCGGGCGGGCAGCGCGGACCGCATAAGATTCAGGGTATCGGCGCGGGATTCAAGCCGGATGTGCTTGATATGAGCCTGGTTGATCGCATCGAACTGATCTCGAATGACGAGGCCTTCGAGTATGCGCGCCGGTTGACGCGTGAAGAAGGCATCATCGGGGGTATCAGTTGCGGCGCGGCCGCGGCGGTGGCGTTGCGCCTCGCGGCGCTGGATGAGTTCGCTGGCAAGACGATCGTGACGATACTGCCGGACTCGGGCGAGCGCTATTTGTCTACGCCGTTGTTCGAAGTGTAA
- a CDS encoding O-acetylhomoserine aminocarboxypropyltransferase/cysteine synthase → MHERIPGLGTLALHGGQSPDPATNARAVPIYQTTSYVFNDSAHAARLFALEEFGNIYSRIMNPTVDVFEKRMAALEGGVGALATASGSAAITLASLNICKMGQNIVSSQTLYGGTYNLFHHTFKNYGIDVRFVDATDPDNFASQIDDNTRFLFIESIGNPANDVVDFDAIAKVAHDHDIPLMVDSTVTSPLLFRPIDYGADIVVHSATKIIGGHGTSIGGVIVDSGRFDWNNGKFPELTEPCDSYHGMKFYEAFKPVGNISYILKARVTLLRDMGPCMSPFNAFMFLLGLETLHLRAPRHCENALALAQYLESHKNVEWVNYPGLKSHKDYVRAQKYLPKGQGAIMTFGIKGGYEAGVKFINSVKLASHLANVLDAKTLVIHPSSTTHQQLSADEQKAAGVTPNMVRVSCGLEDIEDIIADFEQALAAAGQ, encoded by the coding sequence ATGCACGAGCGAATTCCCGGACTTGGAACCTTGGCGCTGCACGGCGGTCAGTCGCCCGACCCGGCAACAAACGCGCGGGCGGTGCCGATCTACCAGACGACGTCGTACGTCTTCAACGACAGCGCGCACGCGGCGCGGCTGTTCGCGCTCGAGGAGTTCGGAAACATCTACTCGCGCATCATGAACCCTACGGTCGATGTATTTGAAAAGCGCATGGCGGCGTTGGAAGGCGGTGTCGGCGCGCTGGCAACGGCGTCGGGATCGGCGGCAATTACGCTCGCGTCGCTCAACATCTGCAAGATGGGACAAAACATCGTTTCGTCGCAGACGCTGTACGGCGGCACGTATAACCTGTTTCATCATACGTTCAAGAACTACGGTATCGACGTGCGGTTTGTCGACGCGACCGATCCGGACAATTTCGCCAGCCAGATCGACGACAACACCCGCTTCCTGTTTATTGAGTCGATCGGCAATCCCGCGAACGACGTTGTGGACTTCGACGCAATCGCGAAAGTTGCGCACGACCACGACATTCCGCTGATGGTGGACAGCACGGTGACGTCGCCGCTGCTGTTTCGGCCGATCGACTACGGCGCGGACATCGTCGTTCACTCCGCGACCAAGATTATCGGCGGGCACGGCACGTCCATCGGCGGGGTGATCGTCGACAGCGGCCGGTTCGATTGGAACAACGGCAAGTTCCCGGAGCTGACGGAACCGTGCGACAGCTATCACGGGATGAAGTTTTACGAGGCGTTCAAACCCGTCGGCAACATTTCGTACATACTGAAGGCACGCGTGACGCTGCTGCGCGACATGGGACCGTGCATGTCGCCGTTTAACGCATTCATGTTCCTGCTGGGCCTCGAGACGCTGCACCTGCGCGCGCCGCGCCACTGCGAGAACGCGCTGGCGCTCGCGCAGTACCTGGAATCGCACAAGAACGTCGAGTGGGTGAACTATCCGGGCCTGAAGAGTCACAAGGACTACGTGCGCGCGCAGAAGTATTTGCCGAAGGGACAGGGCGCGATCATGACGTTTGGCATTAAGGGCGGCTACGAGGCAGGCGTAAAGTTTATCAACAGCGTGAAGCTGGCGTCCCACCTCGCCAACGTACTCGATGCGAAGACGCTCGTTATCCATCCGTCCTCGACGACGCACCAGCAGCTCAGCGCCGACGAACAGAAGGCGGCGGGCGTCACGCCGAACATGGTCCGCGTATCCTGCGGCCTTGAAGACATCGAGGACATCATCGCCGACTTCGAGCAGGCGCTGGCTGCCGCGGGG